The following proteins are encoded in a genomic region of Corylus avellana chromosome ca4, CavTom2PMs-1.0:
- the LOC132176890 gene encoding pentatricopeptide repeat-containing protein At5g13270, chloroplastic isoform X1: MSSMNAQNLLLPPRCSPVVGVAHDKVPATVRSASFDEIPSWATLKCNPSSIKSHRIQQSQVENVHLISLSKQGKLKEIDEFLERMDEAGVPVTPHSYKSLLETCGRLRALSDGRLIHERLRRTVKDPTGFLENYVLQMYCDCRSFADAQKLFDEMLERSLVSWAIIISAYAKEGLLDKAVRLFSHMQRSVSGIRPIPSIYISLFRSLKDSSLLELGKQIHSHVIRNGFGSNVPVDTAIINMYVKSGWLEGAELAFDRMVEKNAVAWTGLMVGYTQAEKLEDALALFAKMVKEGVPMDEFVFSIILKVCGVLEYLNMGRQIHGYSVKLGMDSNFSVGTPLVDLYVKCGSFESACRAFERITEPNDVSWSCIIAGYCQIGEFEESVKIFKSLKSKCVVLNSFVYTSIFQACAALADLNLGAQTHADAIKRGLVSYLYGESAMITMYSRCGRLDYAYRSFESLDKPDTVAWTAIICGYAYHGNATEALRLFNRMWDCGVRPNAVTFIGVLTACSHSGLVTEGKKYLDSMKGEYGVDPTVDHYDCMVDIYSRAGLLEEALELIKSMAFEPDAMSWKSLLGGCWTHQNLELAKIAAENILQLEPEDPATYIVMFNLYASFGKWEEAAHFRKMMAERNLRKEVGCSWITVKGKVHRFIVGDRHHPQAEQIYSKLREFTSSTENAETALLTEEEDVSSVLPERKAQLLDHSERLAIAFGLISTPSNAPILVYKNLRACKDCHDFAKQVSSATGRQIVVRDSNRFHHFKLGECSCNDY, from the exons ATGTCTTCAATGAATGCCCAAAACCTTTTGCTACCTCCCCGATGTTCTCCTGTGGTAGGCGTAGCTCATGACAAAGTTCCGGCGACAGTAAGATCTGCAAGTTTTGATGAAATCCCTTCATGGGCCACTCTCAAATGCAACCCATCTTCGATTAAAAGCCACCGAATCCAACAAAGCCAAGTTGAAAATGTTCACTTGATTTCTTTATCGAAACAAGGGAAGCtcaaagaaattgatgaatttcTTGAACGCATGGACGAGGCCGGCGTTCCCGTTACTCCCCACTCGTATAAAAGCCTCCTGGAAACATGTGGCAGGTTGCGAGCTTTATCGGATGGGAGATTGATTCACGAGCGGTTGCGAAGAACGGTGAAGGACCCAACTGGATTTCTTGAGAATTACGTTCTTCAGATGTATTGTGACTGTCGTAGCTTCGCGGACGCACAGAAATTGTTTGATGAAATGCTAGAGAGGAGTTTAGTCTCGTGGGCAATAATTATATCTGCTTACGCGAAGGAGGGGCTTTTGGACAAAGCTGTTCGGTTGTTCTCGCATATGCAGAGGTCAGTATCAGGAATTAGACCGATCCCGTCTATCTATATTAGCCTCTTCCGGTCCTTGAAAGATTCTTCTCTTTTAGAGCTTGGGAAACAGATACATTCTCACGTGATAAGAAATGGGTTCGGTTCTAATGTTCCGGTTGACACGGCAATCATCAACATGTATGTCAAGAGTGGTTGGTTAGAAGGTGCCGAGCTTGCTTTTGATCGGATGGTTGAAAAAAATGCTGTGGCTTGGACTGGGTTGATGGTGGGGTACACCCAAGCTGAGAAACTGGAGGATGCCCTGGCATTGTTTGCTAAGATGGTTAAGGAAGGTGTTCCCATGGATGAGTTCGTGTTCTCCATAATTCTCAAGGTGTGTGGCGTTCTGGAGTACTTGAACATGGGAAGGCAAATTCATGGTTATAGTGTTAAACTTGGAATGGATTCCAATTTTTCAGTAGGAACTCCTCTTGTGGACCTTTACGTCAAATGTGGGAGTTTTGAATCTGCTTGCCGAGCATTTGAGAGGATAACTGAACCGAATGATGTTTCATGGAGTTGCATAATCGCTGGTTATTGCCAAATTGGTGAATTTGAGGAGTCGGTCAAGATTTTTAAATCTCTAAAGAGTAAATGCGTGGTTTTAAATTCATTTGTATACACTAGCATTTTCCAGGCCTGCGCTGCACTTGCAGATTTAAATTTGGGTGCTCAAACTCACGCTGATGCAATTAAAAGAGGCTTAGTTTCCTACCTATATGGAGAGAGTGCTATGATTACTATGTATTCAAGATGCGGGAGATTAGACTATGCCTACCGATCCTTTGAATCACTAGACAAACCTGATACTGTGGCCTGGACTGCTATAATTTGTGGTTACGCTTATCATGGCAATGCCACTGAAGCTTTAAGGCTCTTCAATAGAATGTGGGACTGTGGTGTAAGGCCAAATGCAGTTACATTTATTGGGGTTTTAACCGCTTGCAGTCATTCAGGCTTGGTCACAGAGGGCAAGAAATACTTGGATTCAATGAAGGGCGAGTACGGTGTGGACCCAACTGTTGATCATTATGACTGTATGGTCGACATATACTCTCGTGCCGGGCTACTAGAGGAGGCACTTGAATTGATAAAGAGCATGGCTTTTGAACCTGATGCAATGAGTTGGAAAAGTTTATTGGGTGGGTGTTGGACCCATCAGAATCTTGAGCTTGCAAAGATTGCAGCAGAAAACATCCTTCAGCTGGAACCAGAAGATCCTGCTACTTACATTGTCATGTTTAACTTATATGCTTCATTTGGGAAATGGGAAGAAGCTGCTCATTTTAGAAAGATGATGGCCGAAAGGAACTTGAGAAAGGAAGTCGGTTGCAGTTGGATTACTGTGAAGGGTAAAGTGCATCGGTTTATAGTAGGTGATAGACACCACCCACAAGCAGAACAGATTTACTCAAAATTAAGGGAGTTCACTTCATCCACTGAGAATGCTGAAACTGCCCTTTTAACTGAAGAGGAGGATGTCTCCTCTGTATTGCCTGAACGGAAAGCACAGCTTCTTGACCATAGCGAGAGACTTGCTATAGCATTTGGGCTCATATCCACACCAAGCAACGCTCCAATTCTGGTTTACAAAAACCTCCGGGCGTGCAAAGACTGCCATGATTTTGCAAAGCAAGTGTCCTCGGCAACAGGACGCCAAATTGTTGTGAGAGATTCCAACAGATTCCATCACTTCAAGTTAGGGGAGTGTTCTTGCAATGATTACTG A